The sequence AGGAGGGCAAGCTCTACCAGCGGGCACGCGACAAGGACAGCACCGCCGTCGACCGGGTCGCCGCCGCTCTCGCCTACTGCCGGCGGGCGTTCTTCTCGGCGAACTGGGAAGGAATGGCGATCGTCGCCACCGAGGCGATCGAGCTCCTGTCCGGGGTCCCCACGCCGGCTCTCCCCGAGCTACTGGCCAAGGCAGAACGCGAGGACAGTCTGGTCCACGCCATCGAGTTCGAAACCACCATCCTGCGTAGCACCGCTGATATCCGCGGCTTCCTACTCAAGGTAATCGGCATCCAGGCCGGCTTCCGCGGGGACCAGGACGGTGCTGTCACCGCGTTTCGCGCCATTCGCGAGCACGACGACGGTCTCTCACCGGAGATCCGCGCCCAGTCACACCTGTACACCGCCCTCACCCTCTCCAAGCGCAAGCACCGCCTGGGCGAGGCGGTGGCCGAAGTCGAGCAGGGGTTCGATGTCGTCCGGAAACGTCCGAACGAGGCCGACAGCGTCCGCCGGGAGCGGGGCTGGCTGCACAACCTGCGCGGGCTGACCCTCTTCGCCGAGCGACGCCTCGGCCCGGCGTTCGAACATGAGAAGAAGGCGCTCGCCTGCCTCGCGGGCCTCAACGACGCCAGCTCCGCTCACCTGCGCATCAATCTGTACTCCAACATCAGTGTGTTGCAGGAGAAGGCCGGTAAGCACTCGTCCGCCCTGGCGACCTGGGACAAGTTCCGGCAGGCCACCGGCTCCTCGACGGCCGGCTTCGCCAAGCACCACTCGTATCGCAGTGCCGGGCTGCGGCTGTTGGTCGGTGACCGGGAAGCCGCCATCGCGGACTTCGGCACGACCCTCACCAACGCTGCTGGACTCAACGACATCTTCCATCAGACCGAGGTCCACCTCGAGCTGGGCATGCTGCACGCCACGGCGGGTGACCGTCCGGCAGCGATAGCGGAGTACGAGCTGGCCGAGCGGGCTGCTCGACTGCTCGGCGACCCCTACCGGATCGCCCTCGCCCAGGCCGGACAGGTGATGACCGGTGGGGCCGGCGCGGACACCCAGGCAACCGTGGCGAGCGCGGCGCTGAGCCTGACCCGTCCGGTCGAGGCGACGGCCCTCGCGAAGGCGGTGTCCAGCTCATCTGAGCTCTCCGAGTTCCTGCCGAAGCCCCGCACGAAGCTCAACCGCCCCTTCGACCTGATCAACTTTCAGGACTGACGATGACTGAGCAACCGGCACCCTGGCGGCTCTACCCCCGGCTTCTCCTCCGTCGGGCGGGCTTCGACATCGAGCTGCTGACAGCCCTAGCCGATGAACCAACGCGAGAAGGCGCCGAGGAGTACCGCACGGCGGCGAAGCAATTCGGACAGTGCCGCACCCACTTGATCGAGGCCATCGCCCGGTCTGTCGCCCAGACCGATCGGCAGTCGGACCGGTCGCGGCTTCGGGCCCTGTCCCGGGCCCGCAGCCGGGCGGGACGAGGCCTGTCGGTGAGCCCCGAGCAGCTGGGCACCGACCTGGTTCCAGTGGCGGAGGCCTACGGCACGGCGCAGGCCGAGCTGGAGCAGGCGGCCCGACAACTGACCGGCGTCCTTGCCCAGGAGGCGTTACGCCGGCCGGGCCGGGTGCGCGCGCTGCTGACCAACGATCGAGTCTGTGACGCGCTACTTCAGCTCTCGCCCTCGTTCTACGGCGAGGTTGTGCGCTGGCGGCAGGGGTGGGCCACCCGGGGTGACGGCACGAACCGGAACCGGGCCAAGGACCGAGCCTTCTACCGCCGCGCCTACCTGTACGGCCAGCGGCTGGCCGCGAAGAACGAGACGACGAGTTTCTTCGGTCCGTTGGTGCACGGACGGGTCGACCACGCGGCCGAAGGGATCGGGCTGGGCCCCGAGACCGGGTCGGGTGTCCACACCACGGAGGCGCAGACCGCGTTCTGGGCCGTGTGCGAGCTGGCGCGCAACCTCGGCGCCGATCCCGCCGTCCGCGACCAGCTGCCGGTGACCTGGGTGCCCGCCTGCCGCCGACAAGCAGACGCCGAAGCCGAAACCGGCACGGTGCAGACCAGCGCCGGGCGCCGTATCCGGCTCTCCGGCTCCCCCTGGAGACTCGTTCGCGACGTCAACGACCACCGTTCGGTACGGGACCTCGCGGACCTCGCCGGGACGGAGGTCACCGAGGCACGCGCGATCCTGGATCGAATTCGGCAGGTCGGCGCCGTACGGCTGTGGCCCGAGCCACCGTCCACCACCGCCCGTCCGCTGGACTGGCTGGTGGGCTTCGCGCAGCAGCACGCCGGTGGCACCGAGTGGCCGGCGCGGCTGCGTGAGCTCGGCGCCCTGGCGGACCGGTACGCAGCCGCTGCCGGGCACCATCACCGGGCGGCGGTGCTGGCCGAGGTGGAGACGGCTTTCTCCGCGCTGACGGCGACCGACGCCCGACGGGCCGGCGGCCAGATGTACGCCGACCGGTTGGTGGTGTCGCTGGACGCCAAGGGCGACCAGTCTCCGGTGGTGGTCGGCGGGGACGTCGCCCGGCGTTGGGAGGAGCAGCTCACCCCGGTGCTGGACGTCGCGGCCCGCTACGGCGAGCTCCAGCAACAGGTCGCCGTGCGGTTGTGCGCGGCGGTGCTCAGCGAGGCGGGGACGAACTCGTTGCCCTACGACGAGCTGATCCGCCGGGTGCCAGCAGCGATCGAGGCGGGTGCGCTGACGACGCTCTCCGACCCGGTGCGGGAGTTCACCCAGACCTACACCGAGCTGGTGCGCGCCGGCCTGCGTGGGCAGGAGGCCCGGTTGTCCCCCGCCGCCCTGGCGACACTGGCGCCCAGCCCGGGCCGCGACCGGTTCGTCAGCCCGGATGTCATGCTGGAGCGGCAGCCGGACGGCGCCGACCTGCTGGTCCTGGGCGAGCTTCACCCCTACGTCTTCGCCTGGGGGTCGCAGGGGCTCTTCTGCGACGATCAGGAGCGGATGCTGGCCGACTTCGCCGCGGAGCTCGAGCCGTGGGGCGGCCCCGACCAGCTCGCCACGGTCATCCGTCGACGCCGGCACAAGGGCCTCGTCGCCGACTGGTTTCCGGGACGCTTCGTCGAGGTCACCTCCGTGGCCACCGACGACCGGAAGCGCACCGTGGCGCTCGCCGACCTGACCGCCGTCCTGGTCGACGGGGTGCCGCGGCTGCGAGCACCCGACGGTGAGCTGACCCTCTACGCCGGCGAGGACGACCACGTCCACCTCCGGGCCTTCGCCGCACCGGGCGTGGCCCTGCCCCTGATCCGATTCGGTGACTTCGCGCCCCGGGTTCGCGTGGGGGAGGTGATCGTACAGCGGGCCCGCTGGTGGTTCAGCGCCGCTGACCTGGGCGTCGCCGAGGTCCGGGACGCCGCCACCGCGTTCCTCGCGGTGCAGTCCCTGCGGGCCCGACACGGACTTCCCCGCTT comes from Salinispora tropica CNB-440 and encodes:
- a CDS encoding lantibiotic dehydratase: MTEQPAPWRLYPRLLLRRAGFDIELLTALADEPTREGAEEYRTAAKQFGQCRTHLIEAIARSVAQTDRQSDRSRLRALSRARSRAGRGLSVSPEQLGTDLVPVAEAYGTAQAELEQAARQLTGVLAQEALRRPGRVRALLTNDRVCDALLQLSPSFYGEVVRWRQGWATRGDGTNRNRAKDRAFYRRAYLYGQRLAAKNETTSFFGPLVHGRVDHAAEGIGLGPETGSGVHTTEAQTAFWAVCELARNLGADPAVRDQLPVTWVPACRRQADAEAETGTVQTSAGRRIRLSGSPWRLVRDVNDHRSVRDLADLAGTEVTEARAILDRIRQVGAVRLWPEPPSTTARPLDWLVGFAQQHAGGTEWPARLRELGALADRYAAAAGHHHRAAVLAEVETAFSALTATDARRAGGQMYADRLVVSLDAKGDQSPVVVGGDVARRWEEQLTPVLDVAARYGELQQQVAVRLCAAVLSEAGTNSLPYDELIRRVPAAIEAGALTTLSDPVREFTQTYTELVRAGLRGQEARLSPAALATLAPSPGRDRFVSPDVMLERQPDGADLLVLGELHPYVFAWGSQGLFCDDQERMLADFAAELEPWGGPDQLATVIRRRRHKGLVADWFPGRFVEVTSVATDDRKRTVALADLTAVLVDGVPRLRAPDGELTLYAGEDDHVHLRAFAAPGVALPLIRFGDFAPRVRVGEVIVQRARWWFSAADLGVAEVRDAATAFLAVQSLRARHGLPRFCFASAAHEPKPVGVDLDNPLAVDALLALILAGDGKVSLAEMRPAPDALWLRHGDKPVTAEFRIAMRRASS